One part of the Phragmites australis chromosome 3, lpPhrAust1.1, whole genome shotgun sequence genome encodes these proteins:
- the LOC133912689 gene encoding nuclear transcription factor Y subunit B-8-like, with protein MPDSDNDSGGPSNAGGELSSPREQDRFLPIANVSRIMKKALPANAKISKDAKETVQECVSEFISFITGEASDKCQREKRKTINGDDLLWAMTTLGFEDYVEPLKHYLHKFREIEGERAAASSGASASMASHQQQQQQSEMPRNAANAGGYAGYGGPGASGMMMMMGQPMYGSPQQQPPPSQQQQQQHQQHHMAMGGRGGFGQPGGAPGGSSSSSGHGQQDRA; from the coding sequence atgcCGGACTCGGACAACGACTCCGGCGGGCCGAGCAACGCGGGTGGGGAGCTTTCGTCGCCGCGGGAGCAGGACCGGTTCCTGCCGATCGCCAACGTGAGCCGGATCATGAAGAAGGCACTGCCGGCGAACGCCAAGATCAGCAAGGACGCCAAGGAGACGGTGCAGGAGTGCGTCTCcgagttcatctccttcatcACCGGCGAGGCCTCCGACAAGTGCCAGCGCGAGAAGCGCAAGACCATCAACGGCGACGACCTGCTGTGGGCCATGACCACGCTCGGCTTCGAGGACTACGTCGAGCCGCTCAAGCACTACCTCCACAAGTTCCGCGAGATTGAGGGCGAGAGGGCCGCCGCGTCCTCCGGCGCATCCGCCTCCATGGCTTcccatcagcagcagcagcagcagagcgaGATGCCAAGAAACGCTGCCAATGCCGGCGGATACGCTGGGTACGGCGGTCCAGGCGCCAGcggcatgatgatgatgatggggcAGCCGATGTACGGctcgccgcagcagcagcctccgccgtcgcagcagcagcaacaacaacaccaacagcATCACATGGCAatgggagggagagggggtttCGGCCAGCCTGGCGGCGCCCCGGGCGgttcctcgtcgtcgtcggggCATGGCCAGCAAGACAGGGCGTGA